In Leclercia sp. LSNIH1, the genomic stretch TGTAAAGCGCATCGGCGTGGCGGGCTTCACCCTGTAAAAAACGCAGAAAACCGGCGGTGATCGCCGGTTCTTCTGTTTGCAGATGCAGATCTGCAATAAAGAGTGTCGCCACGAATTATTCGCTGACGGTCACGCTTGTGATTACAACGTCTTCTTTTGGAACGTCCTGGTGCATGCCGCTGCGGCCAGTAGAAACGGCTTTGATCTTGTCAACCACGTCCATACCTTCAACCACTTCTGCAAACACGCAGTAGCCCCAACCCTGCAGGCTTTCGCCAGAGAAGTTCAGGAAGTCGTTGTCTGCTACGTTAATGAAGAACTGCGCGGTGGCAGAGTGTGGCGCCTGAGTACGGGCCATTGCCAGGGTACCGCGGGTGTTTTTCAGACCGTTATTAGCTTCGTTTTTGATAGCCTCTTTGGTCTCTTTCTGTTTCATGCCAGGTTCAAAACCGCCGCCCTGGATCATAAAGCCGTTAATGACACGGTGGAAAATGGTGTTGTTGTAGAAACCTTCGCGGCAGTAGTCCAGGAAGTTTTTAACTGTTTCAGGCGCTTTGTCATCAAAGGTTTTGATTACGATATCGCCATGATTAGTGTGGAAAGTAACCATTTTTGCATCCTGTTCCGTTATAGTGGTGCTTCGACCCCGCCAGGGGCCACAATAAGCGCTTGTTATAGCATAACCTCACGACGCGATCACCTTGCATTGCGTGCTGCTTCGGGTTTGAATTACCATTAGAATATGCTGTTTTCACCCACACACGTCTCACATGGAATCTTCGATGTTAAAAATCTTCAACACACTGACGCGCCAAAAAGAGGAATTCAAACCTATTCATGCCGGGGAAGTCGGCATGTACGTGTGTGGTATTACTGTTTACGATCTCTGTCATATCGGCCATGGCCGTACTTTTGTTGCCTTCGACGTGGTGTCGCGCTATCTGCGCTTCCTTGGGTACAACCTTAAGTATGTACGCAATATCACCGATATCGACGACAAAATTATCAAACGCGCGAACGAAAATGGGGAAAACTTTGTCGATTTAGTCGATCGTATGATTGGCGAAATGCACAAGGATTTCGACGCCCTGAATATTCTGCGCCCGGACATGGAGCCGCGTGCGACGCACCATATTCCTGAGATCATTGAGATCACCGAACAGCTGATTGCCAAAGGTCACGCCTACGTGGCGGACAATGGCGACGTGATGTTCGACGTGCCGACCGATCCGCATTACGGTCAGCTCTCCCGCCAGGATCTGGATCAGCTCCAGGCCGGGGCGCGTGTGGATGTGGTTGAGGTTAAACGCAACCCGATGGACTTCGTGCTGTGGAAGATGTCGAAAGAGGGTGAGCCAAGCTGGCCATCCCCGTGGGGCGCGGGCCGTCCGGGCTGGCACATTGAGTGTTCGGCCATGAACTGCAAACAGCTGGGTAACCATTTCGATATTCACGGCGGCGGTTCAGACCTGATGTTCCCGCACCATGAAAACGAAATTGCCCAGTCAACCTGCGCCCATGACGGCGAATATGTGAACTACTGGATGCACTCCGGGATGGTGATGATTGACCGGGAGAAGATGTCCAAATCGCTGGGCAACTTCTTTACCGTGCGTGACGTGCTGAAGTATTACGATGCCGAAACCATCCGTTACTTCCTCATGTCCGGCCACTATCGCAGCCAGCTGAACTACAGCGAAGAGAACCTCAAGCAGGCGCGTTCTGCCCTGGAGCGTCTCTACACCGCCCTGCGCGGAACCGACACCTCTGTGGCGGCTGCGGGCGGCGAGGCGTTTGAAGCCCGTTTTGTTGAGGCGATGAATGACGACTTCAACACCCCGGAAGCCTACTCTGTGCTGTTCGATATGGCCCGTGAAGTGAACCGTCTGAAAGGTGAAGATGTGCATGCGGCTAATGCGCTGGCCTCTCATATGCGTAAACTGTCTGGCGTACTGGGTCTGCTGGAGCAGGCGCCGGAAGCGTTCCTGCAGAGCGGTGCGCAGACGGATGACGGCGAAGTAGCTGAAATTGAAGCGTTAATCAAGGCGCGTCTGGAAGCGCGTCAGGCGAAAGACTGGGCCGCGGCCGATGCCGCGCGTAACCGTCTCACCGAGATGGGCATCATCCTGGAAGATGGTCCGCAGGGCACCACCTGGCGCCGTAAGTAAGTCCATCAGGCCCGGCGGCGCATCGCTTGCCGGGCATGGGATTATGTAGGCCGGGTAAGGCGCAGCCGCCACCCGGCTTTTTTAACGCCGCTTCCACCACAACAAACCCATCACGATAACCCCCGGCAGCCACACCCACAGCAGTTCCGAGATAATCACCTGATGCCCGTACGGCGTGGTGTAGCGAGAGAGCGCAAAAGGCGCGACCTTAATCACCTGCCACGGCGCAAAGAAACGTTCATCCGACCACGGCCACAGCCAGCCGACCCCTTTCCCGCCCGTCGTCACCGAGTCCAGCAGGCTGTGCGACAGCAGCGACACGGTTAAAAACAGCCAGCAGCGCACCAGCCCCGCCCGGAACCCTCGTCGCCCGACCAGCACGCAGAGTAACGGCACCACAAAGGCAAACAGCAGCGAGTGGGTAAACCCGCGATGACCAAAAATATTGCCGTAGGCGACGCCAAACTTAAACGCGAGTACGTCGGCATCCGGCAGCATGGCGAGAACGATTCCGGCGAACAGCAGGGGAGGGGGGATCACCCGGCTGCCCAGCCCTAAGCCGAGGCAAACCGGCACAGCAGCGTGGGTAATAATGGTTGGCATAAGGATTATCCATGGCAAATCATGGAAATATAGCAGAGCGCGGCTTAACGCAGAGCCGGGCGTAAATCTGAATTATGCCGATTCCCGGGCGACGAGTTGCCCGGAGAGAGTAATGCGCTGGGTTTGCAGCTCAGGCTCTTTTAGCTGGCGGATCATTAACCCCGCCGCCTGACGCCCCGTCTCTTCGCTGGCGGAGGAGACATAGGTAAACGACGGGGAGGTGAGGTTGACGTGCAGCATATCTTCAAACCCCACCAGCGCCACCTGCTGGGTGAGGAAGACATCTTTCCCCACGGTGCGGCCAACGTGATGGATCCCGGAGATAGAGCCGATCATCGCATCCGGGGAGTGGCAGAGCAGGGCGGTGATAGTGTTGTTCTTCTCCAGCAGCTGACGGGTGGCGAAGCTAACCGCCTGGGTATCGTCGCTGCAGGCGGGGGCGGATTCGTCGCGGAACACCAGCCCGTTTTGTGTCATCGCGCTGCGAAAACCGAGCAGCCGCTGCTCGCGGATGAGGTCGCCTTCCTGGCCGCCGATATAGGCGATATTGCGATGGCCCCGCTCAATCAGATAGCGGGTCGCCAGATGCGCCGCCTGGCGGTTATCGCGCATCACCAGATTACAGGTTTCGTTGAGCAGCGACTGGGAGACCGCCACCAGCGGCAGCGGACACTCACGGATCATGTCAGGTAAGGTAGCATGGCGCGTATCGGAAGCCAGATAGATCACCCCGGCCACGCCCTGCTGCTTAAAGGAGAGCAGGCAGCGCTCAAGATGCTCACCGTCGTTCAGCGGCTGGCCGAGAAAGACCATATATCCCTGCTTTTCCAGCTCCTGGACGATGCTTGCCATTACCTTAATGGAAAAGCTGTCGCTGAAATCACGCAGGATCAGGCCGATAAGGTTGGAGGTGTTGGCGCGAAGATTGGCGGCGGCTACGTTATGCACGTAGCCCAGGGCGGTGATGGCGGCGTGGACTTTTTCGATCGTCGCCTCTGAGATCTTTCCTTTCTGACGCAGAACCAGCGAGACGGTAGAGACCGAAACCCCTGCCTCTCTGGCGACATCAATGATGCTGACCTTCTTCACATCTTCTCCCTGAAATGCCTGATAAGACAACGCCTCCCGTAAGAGTACAGGAGACGTGTCGGACAGGCAGCTTATTATTTACCGATTAGGGTGGACATCGTCTGGGCGATAAACTGCGCCCGGGCGCCAAAGATAACCTGAATGCCGGAATCACCGACGAAGACCACGCCGCGTGCACCGAGGCCGTTCAGACCGTCTTTGTCCACCACATCGCTCTTCGCCACTTCCAGACGCAGGCGGGTGATGCAGGAGCCGACAGAGTTGATGTTCTGCGCGCCACCGAGCAGGCCGATGATTTCGTTGGCGATTTCGGTATCGGTTTTATCGTCCGCATTGGCTGTCACTTCAGTGCGGCCCGGCGTTTTCACGTCGAAACGACGGATCACGAAGCGGAAGGTGAAGTAGTAAATCAGCGCCATCGGGACACCGATGATAATGGCGTTGAGGAAGTTGGTCTGGTAGCCGTTGAACGACGGCAGGATCCCGAACGACAGGTAGTCGATAAAGCCCGCGGAGAAGGACTTGGCGATATGCGCATGCAGCAGGTACATGGTCATGTAGGCCAGGCCCGCCATGATGGCGTTAAAGACGTAGAGGATCGGCGCCACAAAGATAAAGGTGAACTCCACCGGCTCGGTGATCCCGGTCAGGAAGCAGGTCAGCGCCGCAGAGAAGAGAATACCGGCGGCAATCTTTTTGTTTTTGGTGTGCGCTTCGTGGTACATCGCCAGACAGGCCGCAGGCAGCGCGAACAGCATCAGCGGGAACTCGCCCTGCATGAATTTACCGGCGTTCTGGTAGGTATCGCTGCTGAAGGATTTCACCCCTTCTTCCAGCATCTTGAACCAGATGGTCTGGTCGCCGTGGATCACCTGGCCCGCCTGGGTAGTGTAATCCCCGAACGAGTACCAGAACGATGGATACCAGATATGGTGCAGACCCAGCGGGATCAGCGCACGCTCCACCAGACCAAAGATAAAGGTCGAGGCCGCCTGGTTATCACCGTTAACGATCACCGACAGCGCGTCGATACCGGCCTGGATATGCTGCCAGACGTACGGCAGCAGCAGCCCCATCACGAATGAGAGGAACGCCGTGGCGATCGCCACAAAACGCTTTCCGGAGAAGAAGCCGAGGAACTCCGGCAGCTGCATGGTGTGGAAGCGGTTATAACACCACGCGGCGAGGATCCCGCACAGCAGGCCGCCAAAGACGCCCATCTGCAGGGTCGGGATGCCCACCACCATGGCGTATTTCCCGCCCTGGGAGGCCATCTCCGGCGTAATGCCGAGCACGGTGCCAATGGTGATGTTGGTGACAAACACCGCCACCGCTGCCGACAGCGCGGCGATACCCGATTCCGACGCCAGGCCGACGGCAGAGCCGATGGCAAACAGCATCGGCAGGTTATCAAAAATGACGCCGCCCGCGTTCATCATCAACGGCAGGTGGAATTTATCGCCGAAAGCCAGCAGCAGGCCCGCAGCGGGAAGCAGCGAGATCGGCAGCATTAATGCGCGACCAATCATCGACAATTTTGACAGCGATTTAACAAACCCTGATATCAGACTCATGCTGATTTCCCCCGAGTGCGCTCTGTGAGCGCTGTTATAGTGAGTAGAACGTTTTAGTAGAACGTTCTACTTATCGTGATGAAAGGCTGAAATCCGCGCAACTGAATTCTCACCTTTTAACAGATGAAATAGTGATTATTTGAAGTTGATCGATAATTAACCGTGATGGTCGTGGGGGAATCGTGAAGAGAATTGCCG encodes the following:
- the ppiB gene encoding peptidylprolyl isomerase B, with product MVTFHTNHGDIVIKTFDDKAPETVKNFLDYCREGFYNNTIFHRVINGFMIQGGGFEPGMKQKETKEAIKNEANNGLKNTRGTLAMARTQAPHSATAQFFINVADNDFLNFSGESLQGWGYCVFAEVVEGMDVVDKIKAVSTGRSGMHQDVPKEDVVITSVTVSE
- the cysS gene encoding cysteine--tRNA ligase, with translation MLKIFNTLTRQKEEFKPIHAGEVGMYVCGITVYDLCHIGHGRTFVAFDVVSRYLRFLGYNLKYVRNITDIDDKIIKRANENGENFVDLVDRMIGEMHKDFDALNILRPDMEPRATHHIPEIIEITEQLIAKGHAYVADNGDVMFDVPTDPHYGQLSRQDLDQLQAGARVDVVEVKRNPMDFVLWKMSKEGEPSWPSPWGAGRPGWHIECSAMNCKQLGNHFDIHGGGSDLMFPHHENEIAQSTCAHDGEYVNYWMHSGMVMIDREKMSKSLGNFFTVRDVLKYYDAETIRYFLMSGHYRSQLNYSEENLKQARSALERLYTALRGTDTSVAAAGGEAFEARFVEAMNDDFNTPEAYSVLFDMAREVNRLKGEDVHAANALASHMRKLSGVLGLLEQAPEAFLQSGAQTDDGEVAEIEALIKARLEARQAKDWAAADAARNRLTEMGIILEDGPQGTTWRRK
- a CDS encoding metal-dependent hydrolase, with the protein product MPTIITHAAVPVCLGLGLGSRVIPPPLLFAGIVLAMLPDADVLAFKFGVAYGNIFGHRGFTHSLLFAFVVPLLCVLVGRRGFRAGLVRCWLFLTVSLLSHSLLDSVTTGGKGVGWLWPWSDERFFAPWQVIKVAPFALSRYTTPYGHQVIISELLWVWLPGVIVMGLLWWKRR
- the malI gene encoding Mal regulon transcriptional regulator MalI yields the protein MKKVSIIDVAREAGVSVSTVSLVLRQKGKISEATIEKVHAAITALGYVHNVAAANLRANTSNLIGLILRDFSDSFSIKVMASIVQELEKQGYMVFLGQPLNDGEHLERCLLSFKQQGVAGVIYLASDTRHATLPDMIRECPLPLVAVSQSLLNETCNLVMRDNRQAAHLATRYLIERGHRNIAYIGGQEGDLIREQRLLGFRSAMTQNGLVFRDESAPACSDDTQAVSFATRQLLEKNNTITALLCHSPDAMIGSISGIHHVGRTVGKDVFLTQQVALVGFEDMLHVNLTSPSFTYVSSASEETGRQAAGLMIRQLKEPELQTQRITLSGQLVARESA
- a CDS encoding PTS transporter subunit EIIC — protein: MSLISGFVKSLSKLSMIGRALMLPISLLPAAGLLLAFGDKFHLPLMMNAGGVIFDNLPMLFAIGSAVGLASESGIAALSAAVAVFVTNITIGTVLGITPEMASQGGKYAMVVGIPTLQMGVFGGLLCGILAAWCYNRFHTMQLPEFLGFFSGKRFVAIATAFLSFVMGLLLPYVWQHIQAGIDALSVIVNGDNQAASTFIFGLVERALIPLGLHHIWYPSFWYSFGDYTTQAGQVIHGDQTIWFKMLEEGVKSFSSDTYQNAGKFMQGEFPLMLFALPAACLAMYHEAHTKNKKIAAGILFSAALTCFLTGITEPVEFTFIFVAPILYVFNAIMAGLAYMTMYLLHAHIAKSFSAGFIDYLSFGILPSFNGYQTNFLNAIIIGVPMALIYYFTFRFVIRRFDVKTPGRTEVTANADDKTDTEIANEIIGLLGGAQNINSVGSCITRLRLEVAKSDVVDKDGLNGLGARGVVFVGDSGIQVIFGARAQFIAQTMSTLIGK